In a genomic window of Streptomyces roseoviridis:
- a CDS encoding bifunctional [glutamine synthetase] adenylyltransferase/[glutamine synthetase]-adenylyl-L-tyrosine phosphorylase: MTVPGRRSSTFSRLLRHGFTDPSAAERLLDLPELAALRGDSVLLDALGATADPDLALRGLVRLVEAQPEEERRGLTTTLLSAKPFRDRLLGVLGTSEALADHLARHPRDWQALVTYEAADLHPGVADFERGLAEATDPVSLRVAYRRCLLAIAARDVCGTIDVAQTAAELADLATATLRAALALARAAAPEDAARCRLAVIAMGKCGGNELNYVSDVDVIFVGEPADGTDEAKALQAATRLASHLMRICSETTVEGTIWPVDANLRPEGRNGPLVRTLSSHLAYYQRWAKTWEFQALLKARAVAGDPQLGAAYIDAVSPLVWKAAERENFVSDVQKMRRRVVDNIPVGQVDRELKLGPGGLRDVEFAVQLLQLVHGRSDATLHSGSTLDALAALAAGGYVGRADAAQLDDAYRFLRAMEHRIQLYRLRRTHLVPEAEEDLRRLGRSLGLRTDPVAELGREWRRHAAVVRRLHEKLFYRPLLDAVAQLAPGEIRLSPKAAGQRLEALGYADPAAALRHLEALSSGVSRKAAIQRTLLPVLLGWFADSADPDAGLLGFRKVSDALGKTPWYLRLLRDEGAAAENLARVLSAGRLAPDLLLRAPEAVAILGDPEGLKPRGRDHLEQEVLAAVGRAEGPEQAVVAARGVRRRELFRTAAADLIGSYGTEDSPRTADPGDLVDRVGQAVTDLNAATIAGALRAVVRAEWGEELPTRFAVIGMGRFGGHELGYGSDADVLFVHEPREGVDEQEAARAANQVVTEMRRLLQLPTADPPLLIDADLRPEGRNGPLARTLKSYEAYYRRWSLVWESQALLRAEPMAGDRELGERFIALVDPLRYPADGLGEDAVREIRRLKARMETERLPRGADPTLHAKLGRGGLSDVEWTVQLLQMRHGRAEPGLRTTRTRAALAAALAAGLIGADEAQTLDEAWVLATRVRNAVMLVRGRPGDTFPSEPRELAAVGRYLGYGPGHVGEMVDDYRRVTRRARAVVEELFYGA, translated from the coding sequence ATGACGGTGCCGGGACGCAGGAGCAGCACGTTCAGCCGGCTGCTGCGGCACGGGTTCACCGATCCGTCGGCGGCCGAGCGCCTGCTCGACCTGCCCGAGCTGGCCGCCCTGCGCGGCGACTCCGTGCTCCTGGACGCCCTCGGCGCCACCGCCGACCCCGACCTCGCCCTGCGCGGCCTGGTGCGCCTCGTCGAGGCGCAGCCGGAGGAGGAGCGGCGGGGCCTCACCACCACGCTGCTGTCCGCCAAGCCGTTCCGGGACCGGCTGCTCGGGGTGCTCGGCACCTCCGAGGCGCTCGCCGACCACCTGGCCCGCCACCCGCGCGACTGGCAGGCCCTCGTCACGTACGAGGCGGCGGACCTGCACCCGGGCGTCGCCGACTTCGAGCGCGGGCTCGCCGAGGCGACCGACCCGGTCTCGCTGCGGGTCGCCTACCGCCGTTGCCTGCTCGCCATCGCCGCCCGCGACGTCTGCGGCACCATCGACGTCGCCCAGACCGCCGCCGAACTGGCCGACCTCGCCACCGCCACCCTGCGCGCCGCGCTCGCCCTCGCCCGCGCCGCCGCCCCCGAGGACGCCGCCCGCTGCCGGCTCGCCGTCATCGCCATGGGCAAGTGCGGCGGCAACGAGCTCAACTACGTCTCCGACGTCGACGTGATCTTCGTGGGGGAGCCGGCGGACGGCACGGACGAGGCCAAGGCCCTCCAGGCCGCGACCCGGCTCGCCTCCCACCTCATGCGGATCTGCTCCGAGACGACCGTCGAGGGCACCATCTGGCCCGTCGACGCCAACCTCCGCCCCGAGGGCCGCAACGGGCCGCTGGTGCGGACCCTCTCCAGCCACCTGGCCTACTACCAGCGCTGGGCCAAGACCTGGGAGTTCCAGGCCCTGTTGAAGGCGCGGGCGGTGGCCGGCGACCCGCAGCTCGGCGCCGCGTACATCGACGCCGTCTCCCCGCTCGTCTGGAAGGCGGCGGAACGCGAGAACTTCGTCTCCGACGTGCAGAAGATGCGCCGCCGGGTCGTCGACAACATCCCCGTCGGCCAGGTCGACCGCGAGCTGAAGCTGGGCCCCGGAGGTCTGCGCGACGTCGAGTTCGCCGTGCAGCTCCTCCAGTTGGTGCACGGCCGCAGCGACGCCACCCTGCACAGCGGCTCCACCCTCGACGCGCTCGCCGCCCTCGCCGCCGGCGGCTACGTCGGCCGCGCCGACGCCGCCCAGCTCGACGACGCGTACCGCTTCCTGCGCGCCATGGAGCACCGCATCCAGCTCTACCGGCTGCGCCGCACCCACCTCGTGCCCGAGGCCGAGGAGGACCTGCGCCGCCTCGGCCGCTCCCTGGGACTGCGCACCGATCCGGTGGCCGAACTGGGCCGCGAGTGGCGGCGGCACGCGGCCGTGGTGCGCCGGCTGCACGAGAAGCTGTTCTACCGGCCGCTCCTCGACGCGGTCGCCCAGCTCGCCCCCGGCGAGATCCGGCTCAGCCCCAAGGCCGCCGGGCAGCGCCTCGAAGCGCTCGGTTACGCCGACCCCGCCGCCGCCCTGCGCCACCTGGAGGCGCTGTCCTCCGGAGTCAGCCGCAAGGCCGCGATCCAGCGGACGCTGCTGCCGGTGCTGCTCGGCTGGTTCGCCGACTCCGCCGACCCGGACGCGGGGCTCCTCGGCTTCCGCAAGGTGTCCGACGCGCTCGGCAAGACGCCCTGGTACCTGCGGCTGCTCCGCGACGAGGGCGCCGCCGCCGAGAACCTGGCCCGGGTCCTGTCCGCCGGCCGGCTCGCCCCCGACCTGCTGCTGCGCGCCCCCGAGGCGGTCGCCATCCTCGGCGACCCGGAGGGCCTGAAGCCGCGCGGCCGGGACCACCTGGAACAGGAGGTGCTGGCGGCGGTCGGCCGGGCGGAGGGCCCCGAGCAGGCGGTGGTGGCGGCCCGCGGGGTGCGCCGGCGGGAACTGTTCCGCACCGCGGCGGCCGACCTCATCGGCTCGTACGGCACCGAGGACAGCCCCCGCACGGCGGACCCCGGCGACCTGGTCGACCGGGTCGGGCAGGCGGTGACCGACCTCAACGCGGCCACCATCGCGGGCGCGCTGCGGGCCGTCGTACGGGCGGAGTGGGGCGAGGAGCTGCCGACCCGGTTCGCGGTGATCGGCATGGGCCGCTTCGGCGGACACGAACTCGGCTACGGCTCCGACGCGGACGTGCTGTTCGTGCACGAGCCGCGCGAGGGCGTCGACGAGCAGGAGGCGGCCAGGGCCGCGAACCAGGTCGTCACCGAGATGCGCCGGCTCCTCCAACTGCCCACCGCGGACCCGCCGTTGCTGATCGACGCCGATCTGCGCCCGGAGGGCAGGAACGGCCCGCTGGCGCGCACCCTGAAGTCCTACGAGGCGTACTACCGACGCTGGTCGCTGGTGTGGGAGAGCCAGGCGCTGCTGCGCGCCGAGCCGATGGCCGGCGACCGGGAGCTGGGCGAGCGGTTCATCGCACTGGTCGACCCGCTGCGCTACCCGGCGGACGGGCTCGGCGAGGACGCGGTGCGCGAGATCCGCCGCCTCAAGGCGCGGATGGAGACCGAACGGCTGCCGCGCGGTGCCGACCCGACCCTGCACGCCAAGCTGGGGCGGGGCGGGCTGAGCGACGTCGAGTGGACGGTGCAGCTGCTCCAGATGCGCCACGGCCGGGCCGAGCCCGGCCTGCGGACCACCCGTACCCGCGCGGCCCTGGCCGCCGCCCTCGCGGCCGGTCTCATCGGCGCGGACGAGGCGCAGACCCTGGACGAGGCATGGGTGCTCGCGACCCGGGTCCGCAACGCGGTGATGCTGGTCCGCGGCCGCCCCGGCGACACCTTCCCCTCCGAACCGCGCGAACTGGCCGCGGTGGGCCGCTACCTGGGCTACGGCCCCGGCCACGTCGGCGAGATGGTCGACGACTACCGCCGCGTCACGCGCCGGGCGCGCGCGGTGGTGGAGGAGCTGTTCTACGGGGCGTGA
- a CDS encoding VOC family protein, which yields MNWTLEVVPVPVSDMDRAKEFYADTCGFKVDLDQEVAPGVRIIQITPPGSRCSIAFLEGMPPFPGSRQMAPGTLHGLQLCVTDIEAAREELVEAGVDVSPVMHVGERGWEEGRGDTWNSFMTFTDPDGNGWTVQEAPSELSER from the coding sequence GTGAACTGGACGCTGGAAGTGGTCCCCGTCCCCGTGAGCGACATGGACCGGGCCAAGGAGTTCTACGCCGACACCTGCGGCTTCAAGGTCGACCTGGACCAGGAGGTCGCACCGGGCGTGCGGATCATCCAGATCACCCCGCCGGGCTCCCGCTGTTCGATCGCCTTCCTGGAGGGCATGCCTCCGTTCCCCGGAAGCCGCCAGATGGCCCCGGGCACGCTGCACGGCCTCCAGCTCTGCGTCACCGACATCGAGGCGGCGCGCGAGGAGCTGGTGGAGGCGGGCGTCGACGTGTCGCCGGTGATGCACGTGGGCGAGCGGGGCTGGGAGGAGGGCAGGGGCGACACCTGGAACTCCTTCATGACCTTCACCGACCCGGACGGGAACGGGTGGACGGTGCAGGAGGCGCCGTCGGAGCTGTCGGAGCGCTGA
- a CDS encoding amidohydrolase has protein sequence MSAAPDLVLADARVRDPEPSRHTAVAVRDGLITAVGDDTDVRAWRGPRTEVVDLAGATLTPGLTDAHSHPVWGLEMFTGTDLSAVTDLDGLRAALKGAERRDGWVLGFGLDHNVFAGRPVHHELIEDVLDGAPAFLRLYDGHSALASAAALAAAGIDGPRAFAQRSEVVCDTGGRPTGHLNEHAAMDLMTPVLPAQPYAERRDRLVELLSAMAATGLTGAHVMDLGGHDVPGLLAAVEADGDLPLRLRLAPWCMPGASTEELDELVRLQERAGRLWRIGGVKFFMDGTVEGGTAWLEHADCHGQGTDAFWPDPAAYTAAVRHLHRAGVGTATHAIGDAAVRHVLDTVETLGGTGPRHRIEHIETVPDDQLGRFAALGVVASMQPPHTAYTRADHTDEWSRRLGEERAERAWRCRDLREAGATLALGSDWPIAHYDARQVLATARSPRGAASARPGLTGAMALEGMTTHAALAAGEEHLAGRIAPGYRADLTAFAVDPVDAPADETAGAPVRLTVAGGRITWRS, from the coding sequence GTGTCCGCAGCACCCGACCTCGTCCTCGCCGACGCCCGCGTCCGCGACCCCGAACCCTCCCGCCACACCGCTGTCGCCGTCCGCGACGGACTGATCACCGCCGTCGGCGACGACACCGACGTCCGCGCCTGGCGCGGCCCCCGCACCGAGGTCGTCGACCTCGCCGGCGCGACCCTCACCCCGGGACTCACCGACGCCCACAGCCACCCCGTGTGGGGCCTGGAGATGTTCACCGGCACCGACCTGTCCGCCGTCACCGACCTCGACGGACTGCGCGCCGCCCTCAAGGGCGCCGAGCGCCGCGACGGCTGGGTCCTCGGCTTCGGCCTCGACCACAACGTCTTCGCCGGCCGGCCCGTCCACCACGAGCTGATCGAGGACGTCCTCGACGGCGCCCCCGCCTTCCTCCGGCTGTACGACGGACACTCCGCGCTCGCCAGCGCCGCGGCCCTCGCGGCCGCCGGCATCGACGGGCCGCGCGCCTTCGCCCAGCGCTCCGAGGTCGTCTGCGACACCGGGGGCCGCCCCACCGGGCACCTGAACGAGCACGCCGCCATGGACCTGATGACGCCCGTGCTGCCCGCCCAGCCCTACGCCGAGCGCCGCGACCGGCTCGTCGAGCTGCTGTCGGCGATGGCCGCCACCGGACTCACCGGCGCCCACGTCATGGACCTCGGCGGTCACGACGTGCCCGGCCTGCTCGCCGCGGTCGAGGCCGACGGCGACCTGCCGCTGCGGCTGCGCCTGGCGCCCTGGTGCATGCCCGGCGCGAGCACCGAGGAGCTGGACGAGCTGGTCCGGCTCCAGGAGCGGGCCGGGCGGCTGTGGCGGATCGGCGGGGTCAAGTTCTTCATGGACGGCACCGTCGAGGGCGGCACCGCCTGGCTGGAGCACGCCGACTGCCACGGCCAGGGCACCGACGCCTTCTGGCCCGACCCGGCCGCGTACACCGCCGCGGTACGGCACCTGCACCGCGCCGGCGTCGGCACCGCCACCCACGCCATCGGCGACGCCGCCGTCCGGCACGTCCTCGACACCGTGGAGACCCTGGGCGGCACCGGCCCCCGGCACCGGATCGAGCACATCGAGACCGTCCCCGACGACCAGCTCGGCCGCTTCGCCGCGCTCGGCGTCGTCGCCTCCATGCAGCCGCCGCACACCGCCTACACCCGCGCCGACCACACCGACGAGTGGTCCAGGCGGCTCGGCGAGGAGCGGGCGGAGCGGGCCTGGCGCTGCCGGGACCTCAGGGAGGCGGGTGCGACCCTGGCGCTCGGCTCGGACTGGCCCATCGCCCACTACGACGCCCGTCAGGTGCTCGCCACCGCCCGCTCCCCGCGCGGCGCCGCCTCCGCCCGACCCGGCCTGACCGGGGCGATGGCGCTGGAAGGCATGACCACGCACGCGGCGCTCGCGGCGGGGGAGGAGCACCTCGCGGGCCGGATCGCCCCCGGCTACCGGGCCGACCTCACGGCCTTCGCCGTCGACCCGGTCGACGCCCCGGCCGACGAGACCGCCGGGGCCCCGGTCCGGCTCACCGTCGCCGGAGGCCGGATCACCTGGCGGAGCTGA
- a CDS encoding pyridoxamine 5'-phosphate oxidase family protein: MPTDTPRSTPAGSPVSTPANTTLDSRYSGPGAEATPWAEAVRRLAAAEVYWLTTVRPDGRPHVTPLIAVWREGALHFCTRPDERKARNLAANRRVALTTGTNALGEGFDLVIEGEAVRVTDEEVLRALAEAYADKYGEEWRFGVRDGGFVSEGGTALVFAVPPTTAFGFAKGTPYGQTRWRFTEES; encoded by the coding sequence ATGCCGACGGACACCCCGAGAAGCACCCCGGCGGGCAGCCCGGTGAGCACCCCGGCCAACACCACGCTGGATTCCCGGTACAGCGGACCGGGGGCGGAGGCGACGCCGTGGGCGGAGGCGGTGCGGCGGCTGGCCGCGGCCGAGGTCTACTGGCTGACGACGGTCCGCCCCGACGGCCGCCCGCACGTCACCCCTCTGATCGCGGTGTGGCGGGAGGGCGCCCTGCACTTCTGCACCAGGCCGGACGAGCGCAAGGCCCGCAACCTGGCGGCGAACCGCCGGGTCGCCCTCACCACCGGCACGAACGCGCTGGGCGAGGGGTTCGACCTGGTGATCGAGGGCGAGGCGGTCCGGGTGACGGACGAGGAGGTGCTGCGGGCGCTCGCGGAGGCGTATGCCGACAAGTACGGAGAGGAATGGCGATTCGGCGTGCGGGACGGTGGCTTCGTGAGCGAGGGTGGTACGGCCCTGGTGTTCGCGGTCCCGCCGACGACGGCCTTCGGCTTCGCCAAGGGCACCCCGTACGGCCAGACCCGCTGGCGCTTCACCGAGGAGAGCTGA
- a CDS encoding glutamine synthetase family protein: protein MDKQQEFVLRTLEERDIRFVRLWFTDVLGFLKSVAVAPAELEQAFDEGIGFDGSAIEGFARVYESDMIAKPDPGTFQILPWRAEAPGTARMFCDILMPDGSPSFADPRYVLKRALAKTSDLGFTFYTHPEIEFFLLKDKPLDGTRPTPADNSGYFDHTPQNVGMDFRRQAITMLESMGISVEFSHHEGAPGQQEIDLRYADALSTADNIMTFRLVMKQVALEQGVQATFMPKPFSEYPGSGMHTHLSLFEGDRNAFYESGAEYQLSKVGRSFIAGLLRHAGEISAVTNQWVNSYKRIWGGSGRTAGSGGEAPAYICWGHNNRSALIRVPMYKPGKMGSSRVEVRSIDSGANPYLTYAVLLAAGLKGIEEGYELPAGADDDVWALSDAERRAMGIEPLPQNLGEAIALMERSELVAETLGEHVFDFFLRNKKQEWEEYRSEVTAFELRKNLPVL, encoded by the coding sequence ATGGACAAGCAGCAGGAATTCGTGCTCCGTACGCTCGAGGAGCGCGACATCCGCTTCGTGCGTCTGTGGTTCACCGACGTGCTCGGCTTCCTGAAGTCGGTCGCCGTCGCCCCCGCGGAGCTGGAGCAGGCGTTCGACGAGGGCATCGGCTTCGACGGCTCCGCGATCGAGGGCTTCGCCCGCGTCTACGAGTCCGACATGATCGCCAAGCCGGACCCGGGCACCTTCCAGATCCTGCCGTGGCGCGCGGAGGCCCCGGGCACGGCCCGGATGTTCTGCGACATCCTGATGCCGGACGGCTCGCCGTCCTTCGCCGACCCGCGCTACGTCCTCAAGCGGGCCCTCGCGAAGACCTCGGACCTCGGCTTCACCTTCTACACCCACCCCGAGATCGAGTTCTTCCTGCTGAAGGACAAGCCGCTCGACGGCACCCGGCCCACCCCGGCCGACAACTCGGGCTACTTCGACCACACCCCGCAGAACGTGGGCATGGACTTCCGCCGCCAGGCCATCACGATGCTGGAGTCGATGGGCATCTCGGTGGAGTTCTCGCACCACGAGGGCGCGCCGGGCCAGCAGGAGATCGACCTGCGGTACGCGGACGCGCTGTCCACCGCCGACAACATCATGACCTTCCGCCTGGTCATGAAGCAGGTGGCCCTGGAGCAGGGCGTGCAGGCGACGTTCATGCCGAAGCCGTTCTCGGAGTACCCCGGCTCGGGCATGCACACCCACCTCTCCCTCTTCGAGGGCGACCGCAACGCCTTCTACGAGAGCGGCGCCGAGTACCAGCTGTCCAAGGTGGGACGTTCCTTCATCGCGGGCCTGCTGCGCCACGCGGGCGAGATCTCGGCCGTCACCAACCAGTGGGTCAACTCCTACAAGCGCATCTGGGGCGGCTCGGGCCGCACCGCCGGCTCGGGCGGCGAGGCCCCGGCCTACATCTGCTGGGGCCACAACAACCGCTCCGCGCTGATCCGCGTCCCCATGTACAAGCCGGGCAAGATGGGCTCCTCCCGCGTCGAGGTCCGCTCCATCGACTCGGGCGCCAACCCCTACCTCACCTACGCCGTCCTGCTCGCCGCAGGCCTCAAGGGCATCGAGGAGGGCTACGAACTCCCGGCCGGCGCCGACGACGACGTCTGGGCCCTGAGCGACGCCGAACGCCGCGCGATGGGCATCGAGCCGCTCCCGCAGAACCTGGGCGAGGCGATCGCCCTGATGGAGCGCAGCGAACTGGTCGCGGAGACGCTCGGCGAGCACGTCTTCGACTTCTTCCTGCGCAACAAGAAGCAGGAGTGGGAGGAGTACCGCTCCGAGGTCACGGCCTTCGAGCTGCGCAAGAACCTTCCGGTGCTGTAA
- a CDS encoding GNAT family N-acetyltransferase, translated as MNDVKIIETARLLLHPLSVDEARRVVDAAPGPGDRWAEGYPGPGDVRGVGSFLNGVAERGDPGVYRPYEIRRLADGVTVGGIGFHGPPGGDGVVTIGYGLVPGVRGQGFASEALRALIALAREAGATAVRGDADLDNVPSHRVMEAAGMAYEGEDERVRNYRVVFAP; from the coding sequence ATGAACGACGTGAAGATCATCGAGACCGCCCGCCTCCTGCTGCACCCGCTCTCCGTCGACGAGGCCCGGCGGGTCGTCGACGCGGCGCCCGGGCCGGGGGACCGCTGGGCCGAGGGGTATCCGGGGCCCGGCGACGTCCGGGGGGTGGGCAGCTTCCTGAACGGGGTGGCCGAGCGGGGCGATCCGGGGGTCTACCGGCCGTACGAGATACGGCGGCTCGCGGACGGCGTCACCGTCGGCGGGATCGGGTTCCACGGGCCGCCGGGCGGGGACGGCGTCGTCACGATCGGCTACGGGCTCGTGCCCGGCGTGCGCGGGCAGGGCTTCGCCTCGGAGGCGCTGCGCGCCCTGATCGCCCTCGCCCGCGAGGCCGGCGCCACCGCCGTCCGCGGTGACGCCGACCTCGACAACGTTCCGTCCCACCGCGTGATGGAGGCGGCCGGGATGGCGTACGAGGGCGAGGACGAGCGGGTGCGGAACTACCGGGTGGTGTTCGCCCCGTAG
- a CDS encoding APC family permease, producing the protein MSSTRSPAPDEPPGLRTGTLTTADISFFVVSAAAPLTVMAGVAPIALVLGGIGAPAGYLLAGVTLAVFAVGFTAMSRHVRSAGAFYAYITRGLGKPLGIAAALVAMVGYNGMEIGVYGLLGSATADTTHALLGVDVPWLPVALAGLLLIWYGGYRSIDFGAKVLGVLLVAETGILVLLAGGVLLAGGADGLSLASFTPGNVLVPGTAAVLAFAFSAFTGFESTVIYRREARDPARTIPRATYIAVGFLGLFYAFVVWTVIQAFGDEKVVQAAADDTGGLFFAAITTYVGSWAADLMHVFIVTSIIASLLAFHNAINRYALALAEEGVLPTALGRVHPRHRSPYVAGLAQTVLGAVVVLGFAAAGADPYTQLLLWVNTPGMLGLMALMLLAALAVVRYFRRVPHQEGALRTLVAPVTAAVLLAVALWLVTSKVALFTGASPTVNTVLVAVVPAVLVLGLLLAARLRRTRPEVYARFAAEPTPSGDPSCPQHPTSSSPTPASATPNPPATPLSPSATD; encoded by the coding sequence ATGTCCTCCACCCGTTCCCCCGCCCCCGACGAGCCACCCGGCCTGCGCACCGGCACCCTCACCACCGCCGACATCTCCTTCTTCGTGGTCTCCGCCGCCGCCCCGCTCACCGTCATGGCCGGGGTCGCCCCCATCGCCCTCGTCCTCGGCGGCATCGGCGCCCCCGCCGGCTACCTCCTGGCCGGCGTCACCCTCGCGGTCTTCGCCGTCGGCTTCACCGCCATGAGCCGGCACGTCCGCAGCGCCGGCGCCTTCTACGCGTACATCACCCGCGGCCTCGGCAAGCCGCTGGGCATCGCCGCCGCCCTGGTCGCGATGGTCGGCTACAACGGCATGGAGATCGGCGTCTACGGACTCCTCGGCTCCGCCACCGCCGACACCACCCACGCCCTGCTCGGCGTCGACGTGCCCTGGCTGCCGGTCGCCCTCGCCGGTCTGCTGCTCATCTGGTACGGCGGCTACCGCTCCATCGACTTCGGCGCCAAGGTCCTCGGCGTCCTGCTCGTCGCGGAGACCGGCATCCTCGTGCTCCTCGCCGGCGGCGTCCTCCTCGCCGGCGGCGCCGACGGGCTCTCGCTCGCCTCCTTCACCCCCGGCAACGTGCTCGTGCCCGGCACCGCGGCCGTCCTCGCCTTCGCCTTCTCGGCGTTCACCGGCTTCGAGTCGACCGTCATCTACCGCCGCGAGGCCCGCGACCCCGCCCGCACCATCCCCCGCGCCACCTACATCGCGGTCGGCTTCCTCGGCCTCTTCTACGCCTTCGTCGTCTGGACCGTCATCCAGGCGTTCGGCGACGAGAAGGTCGTCCAGGCCGCCGCGGACGACACCGGCGGACTCTTCTTCGCCGCGATCACGACCTACGTCGGGTCCTGGGCCGCCGACCTGATGCACGTCTTCATCGTGACCAGCATCATCGCCTCGCTGCTCGCCTTCCACAACGCGATCAACCGCTACGCCCTCGCCCTCGCCGAGGAAGGCGTCCTGCCCACCGCCCTCGGCCGCGTCCACCCCCGCCACCGCTCCCCGTACGTCGCCGGCCTCGCCCAGACCGTGCTCGGCGCGGTCGTGGTCCTCGGCTTCGCGGCCGCCGGGGCCGACCCGTACACCCAGCTGCTGCTCTGGGTGAACACCCCCGGCATGCTCGGGCTCATGGCGCTGATGCTGCTCGCCGCCCTCGCCGTCGTCCGCTACTTCCGGCGCGTCCCCCACCAGGAGGGCGCCCTGCGCACCCTCGTCGCCCCGGTCACCGCCGCCGTCCTGCTCGCCGTCGCGCTCTGGCTGGTCACCAGCAAGGTCGCCCTCTTCACCGGCGCCTCGCCCACCGTCAACACGGTCCTGGTCGCCGTCGTCCCCGCCGTCCTCGTCCTCGGGCTCCTGCTCGCCGCCCGGCTGCGCCGCACCCGCCCCGAGGTCTACGCCCGCTTCGCCGCCGAACCCACGCCTTCCGGAGATCCCTCGTGTCCGCAGCACCCGACCTCGTCCTCGCCGACGCCCGCGTCCGCGACCCCGAACCCTCCCGCCACACCGCTGTCGCCGTCCGCGACGGACTGA
- a CDS encoding DUF3105 domain-containing protein, with product MAANRSTTADRRARIEEMRRAEQARERRNRILTVGVSAVVVLGLVGFGGWVINKENKKQEQQEAAAKAPIEGEKSWDAKKLTRNHVNTPVKYEMTPPVGGDHHPVWQNCNGDVYDKPVSDTNAVHSLEHGAVWVTYNKKAAAGDLEKLKSKVKKTPYSLMSPVDGQSGAIMLSAWGKQVTVDSATDPRVDAFFTKYVNGPQTPEPGAACTGGVGAEGVGGSGMGQ from the coding sequence ATGGCCGCGAACCGCTCCACCACCGCCGACCGCCGCGCCCGAATAGAGGAGATGCGCCGCGCCGAGCAGGCCCGCGAGCGCCGCAACCGCATCCTCACCGTCGGCGTCTCCGCCGTCGTCGTACTCGGCCTCGTCGGCTTCGGCGGCTGGGTCATCAACAAGGAGAACAAGAAGCAGGAGCAGCAGGAGGCCGCCGCCAAGGCCCCCATCGAGGGCGAGAAGTCCTGGGACGCCAAGAAGCTGACCCGCAACCACGTCAACACGCCGGTGAAGTACGAGATGACCCCGCCGGTCGGCGGCGACCACCACCCGGTCTGGCAGAACTGCAACGGCGACGTCTACGACAAGCCGGTCAGCGACACCAACGCGGTGCACTCGCTGGAGCACGGGGCCGTGTGGGTGACGTACAACAAGAAGGCCGCCGCCGGTGACCTGGAGAAGCTGAAGAGCAAGGTCAAGAAGACCCCCTACTCGCTGATGAGCCCCGTGGACGGCCAGTCCGGCGCGATCATGCTGAGCGCCTGGGGCAAGCAGGTGACCGTGGACAGCGCCACCGACCCGCGGGTCGACGCCTTCTTCACCAAGTACGTCAACGGTCCGCAGACCCCGGAGCCGGGCGCCGCCTGCACCGGCGGGGTCGGCGCCGAGGGCGTGGGCGGCAGCGGGATGGGCCAGTGA
- a CDS encoding TetR/AcrR family transcriptional regulator, which produces MGRPRTPLLDRERITTTALQLVDEQGDFSVPQIARRLGAQTASVYHHVDGRDGIVELLRERVCDAIDDTALDLEPWDAAMAAWARSYRAAFAAHPRAIPLLTTSPVRAPKVLLQYEKAVTRLLAAGFPLADVMPVIIGLENLVLGSALDMAAPEMMWELADETATPRLAAALAAVAGGRSDASFELALDGCLARCRRLLDTSA; this is translated from the coding sequence ATGGGCCGGCCGCGCACGCCCCTCCTCGACCGGGAGCGCATCACCACCACGGCGCTCCAACTCGTCGACGAGCAGGGCGACTTCAGCGTCCCGCAGATCGCGCGGCGGCTGGGTGCGCAGACGGCGTCGGTGTACCACCATGTGGACGGCCGGGACGGCATCGTGGAGCTGCTCCGGGAGCGGGTCTGCGACGCGATCGACGACACCGCCCTCGACCTGGAGCCCTGGGACGCGGCCATGGCGGCCTGGGCCCGCTCCTACCGGGCCGCCTTCGCCGCCCACCCGCGGGCCATCCCCCTCCTCACCACGTCCCCGGTCCGCGCGCCGAAGGTGCTCCTGCAGTACGAGAAGGCCGTCACCCGGCTCCTGGCGGCGGGCTTCCCGCTCGCGGACGTCATGCCGGTGATCATCGGCCTGGAGAACCTGGTCCTCGGCTCGGCCCTCGACATGGCCGCCCCCGAGATGATGTGGGAACTCGCCGACGAGACCGCCACCCCCCGCCTGGCCGCCGCCCTCGCGGCGGTCGCCGGCGGCCGCTCGGACGCGTCCTTCGAACTGGCGCTGGACGGCTGTCTGGCCCGGTGCCGACGGCTCCTCGACACCTCCGCCTGA